A genomic stretch from bacterium includes:
- the trpD gene encoding anthranilate phosphoribosyltransferase — protein sequence MIKEAIAKVVQNQNLTQEETITVMNEIMSGQASDAQIASFITALRMKGETVDEITGAALVMREKVTRINVEGDVVDTCGTGGDGLHTFNISTISAFVVAGAGIKVAKHGNKSVSSKCGSADLLTGFGINIEVLPEVIEKCIKEVGIGFLFAPKLHLAMKYAIGPRREVGIRTIFNILGPLTNPAGAKRQLLGVYDENLTETLANVLKNLGSKRVFVVHGEEGVDEISITGRTKISELKEDGNISTYWITPEEFGLKRTSIDEIKGGETQKNLEMALAVLKGKDGARRDVVLLNSAFGIMAGGKANTVEEGIELAKKSIDSGLALEKLERLKEFTSQ from the coding sequence ATGATTAAAGAGGCAATTGCAAAGGTTGTTCAAAATCAAAACCTAACGCAGGAAGAAACCATAACTGTGATGAATGAAATTATGTCAGGCCAGGCATCGGATGCCCAAATTGCCAGTTTTATCACCGCATTACGCATGAAAGGTGAAACAGTAGATGAAATTACCGGTGCGGCTTTGGTGATGCGAGAAAAGGTTACGAGAATAAATGTCGAAGGTGATGTGGTAGATACCTGCGGCACTGGTGGAGATGGATTACATACATTTAATATCTCGACTATCTCTGCCTTTGTCGTTGCCGGAGCAGGAATTAAGGTAGCTAAACACGGTAATAAATCCGTTTCCTCAAAATGTGGTAGTGCAGATTTATTGACAGGTTTTGGAATAAATATTGAGGTATTACCTGAGGTGATAGAAAAATGTATTAAAGAGGTTGGAATTGGCTTTTTATTCGCTCCTAAACTCCATCTGGCAATGAAATATGCCATTGGTCCGCGAAGAGAAGTTGGCATTAGAACTATCTTTAATATCCTGGGACCTCTGACTAATCCTGCTGGTGCTAAAAGACAACTTTTAGGTGTCTATGATGAAAATCTAACTGAAACTTTAGCTAATGTTTTGAAAAATCTTGGTAGTAAGCGAGTATTTGTTGTTCATGGCGAAGAAGGGGTGGATGAAATATCTATTACCGGTCGAACTAAAATAAGTGAATTAAAAGAAGACGGAAACATCTCTACTTATTGGATTACTCCAGAGGAGTTTGGGCTAAAACGAACTTCCATAGACGAAATTAAAGGCGGTGAGACTCAAAAGAATTTAGAAATGGCATTAGCCGTGTTAAAAGGAAAAGATGGGGCAAGAAGGGATGTTGTCTTATTAAATTCTGCCTTTGGTATTATGGCTGGTGGGAAAGCAAATACCGTTGAGGAAGGAATTGAGTTAGCTAAAAAATCCATTGATTCAGGATTGGCATTAGAAAAGTTAGAAAGGTTAAAGGAATTTACTTCACAATGA
- a CDS encoding type II toxin-antitoxin system RelE/ParE family toxin, whose protein sequence is MFEVIWTNKAKKYYEKLNRDFQERFEKMLDILEVTPFYYGKSIKKLTGALEGFYRFRIGKLRVFYIIDTKNKNVIITNMDTRGDIY, encoded by the coding sequence ATGTTCGAAGTAATCTGGACAAATAAGGCAAAAAAGTATTATGAAAAACTAAACAGAGATTTTCAAGAAAGATTTGAGAAGATGTTGGATATTCTGGAGGTAACGCCTTTTTATTATGGAAAATCTATAAAGAAACTAACAGGAGCATTAGAGGGCTTTTATCGGTTTAGAATAGGGAAATTAAGAGTCTTCTACATCATAGATACAAAGAATAAGAATGTTATTATAACTAATATGGATACAAGAGGAGATATTTACTAA